In a single window of the Acipenser ruthenus chromosome 20, fAciRut3.2 maternal haplotype, whole genome shotgun sequence genome:
- the LOC117425101 gene encoding kinesin-like protein KIFC3 isoform X4, whose amino-acid sequence MLGTRKTWDLGHAPNLQDLWKKDSSLDRSAVDFLMGDGEEQSSTYIPLQSSLFQSRTMTMDHQEPNNEQDQQLVIQALQEKVCQFQARLRSEEASRKLQVQLIQKAHEQNVHEKLALIKSLQEVVCEQESELRKGNGTAGRRSSLGSRPAPSVQRLVETLTSTQEEKNRLQEDLLSTQERLCSRESEQQALICRLQDQVEDLKEKLLDQAGEVNRLRSELGATDLEKHLEILESENEQLKQELSASQSSLQELQGARSGCVDCQHNQDLRAGLAQLEAEVRQKERRLAELQQSLERKANQVSELNRQLEDSQQEREDLEDRLRDCQQALAKQATQVPQVKYVTKTVEVESSRSKQALSEALSRNQYLQEQVGMQRQLLRELEQQLQDSQNTATQLRKQQCADRSRLCRLLSRAVGSRSGTLVRRLSKIMLYESEIERTQGELVDEMQCLEEEKNRVIEEAFVRAESEMKAVHQNLAGVRMNLLTLQPALRTLTCDYNCLKRQVQDFPFLLEKAIGEAKQEICQVIGEVSTTNQDLLSKYKREMMLRKKCHNELVKLKGNIRVFCRVRPLAKEDGDGPDSKNVVTFDPEDDALMNIWHKGKPIAFELDKVFPPQATQGDVFQEVQSLITSCIDGYNVCIFAYGQTGSGKTYTMEGIPQDPGINQRALRLLFSEVEEKVSDWEFTITVSMVEIYNETLRNLLGDNPNEKLDIKMCPDGSGQLYVPGLTEFKVESVDDINRVFELGHMNRATACTNLNDHSSRSHGLLIVTVSGINCTTGGRSTGKLNLVDLAGSERIAKSGAEGSRLREAQCINKSLAALADVIHALRSKHGHIPFRNSKLTYLLQDSLSGDSKTLMMVQVSPVDKNVSESVCSLKFAQRVRSVELGPATRKAEYQSSTSSSPTPTQDNLEVDSPPATPMPTVSTRGAVTASGRTGGSTRRKLPPSGRVKLIA is encoded by the exons ATGCTCGGAACACGCAAGACCTGGGACCTTGGCCACGCCCCCAACCTACAGGATCTCTGGAAGAAGGACAGCTCATTGGACA GAAGCGCTGTGGATTTCCTGATGGGTGACGGCGAGGAGCAGAGCAGCACCTACATCCCCCTGCAGTCCTCTCTGTTCCAGAGCAGAACGATGACCATGGATCACCAAGAGCCCAACAACGAGCAGGACCAGCAGCTCGTCATACAG GCCCTGCAGGAGAAGGTGTGTCAGTTCCAGGCTCGGCTCCGAAGCGAGGAGGCCAGTCGTAAGCTGCAGGTCCAGCTGATACAGAAAGCCCACGAGCAGAACGTCCACGAAAAGCTGGCCCTCATCAAGAGCCTGCAGGAGGTGGTGTGTGAGCAGGAGAGCGAGCTCCGCAAGGGGAATGGCACTG CGGGGAGGCGGTCCAGCCTGGGCTCCCGGCCCGCTCCCTCAGTCCAACGGTTGGTGGAGACTCTGACCTCAACCCAGGAGGAGAAGAATCGGCTGCAGGAGGACCTGCTGTCCACCCAGGAGAGGCTGTGCAGCCGGGAGAGTGAGCAGCAGGCCCTGATCTGCAGACTGCAGGACCAG GTTGAAGACCTGAAGGAGAAGCTGTTGGACCAGGCAGGGGAGGTGAATCGACTCCGCTCAGAGCTG GGAGCGACAGACTTGGAGAAGCATTTAGAAATCCTGGAATCGGAGAACGAACAGCTGAAACAGGAGCTGAGCGCCAGCCAGTCCTCTCTGCAGGAGCTCCAGGGAGCTCGCTCGGGCTGTGTGGACTGCCAGCACAACCAG GACCTGCGCGCGGGCCTGGCCCAACTGGAGGCGGAGGTCAGGCAGAAAGAACGCAGGCTGGCtgagctgcagcagagcctggagAGGAAGGCCAACCAGGTCTCTGAGCTCAACAGGCAGCTGGAGGACTCCCAGCAGGAGAGGGAAGACCTAGAGGATAGGCTGAGGGACTGCCAGCAAGCCCTGGCCAAGCAGGCCACCCAGGTCCCACAGGTCAAG TATGTCACCAAGACGGTGGAGGTGGAGTCGAGCCGGTCCAAGCAGGCTCTGTCGGAGGCTCTGTCCCGGAACCAGTATCTGCAGGAGCAGGTGGgaatgcagaggcagctcctgagAGAGCTGGAACAGCAGCTGCAGGACTCACAGAACACCGCAACGCAGCTCCGTAAGCAG CAATGCGCTGACAGGAGCCGTCTTTGTCGGCTGCTCTCTAGAGCGGTGGGGAGTCGCAGTGGCACGTTGGTTCGTAGGTTGTCAAAG ATCATGCTGTACGAGAGCGAGATTGAGCGGACTCAGGGCGAGCTGGTGGATGAGATGCAGTGCTTAGAGGAAGAGAAGAACCGGGTCATCGAGGAGGCCTTCGTGCGAGCCGAGAGTGAGATGAAGGCAGTCCACCAGAACCTAGCCG GGGTGAGGATGAACCTCCTGACTCTGCAGCCTGCCCTGCGGACTCTGACCTGCGATTATAACTGCCTCAAGAGACAGGTGCAGGACTTCCCCTTCCTCCTGGAGAAAGCCATCGGCGAAGCCAAGCAGGAG ATCTGCCAGGTCATCGGGGAGGTCAGCACCACCAACCAGGACCTCCTGTCCAAGTACAAGCGGGAGATGATGCTGAGGAAGAAGTGTCACAACGAGCTGGTGAAGCTGAAAG GAAACATCCGTGTTTTCTGTAGAGTCCGTCCTTTAGCCAAGGAGGATGGCGATGGGCCTGACTCCAAGAACGTGGTAACCTTTGACCCTGAAGACGATGCTCTAATGAACATATGGCACAAGGGGAAGCCGATAGCATTTGAGCTGGATAAAGTCTTCCCTCCACAAGCGACGCAGGGAGAC GTTTTCCAAGAAGTCCAATCCTTAATCACTTCCTGCATTGACGGCTACAATGTCTGTATATTCGCCTATGGACAGACTGGCTCAGGGAAGACGTACACCATGGAG GGCATCCCGCAGGATCCAGGGATTAACCAACGGGCGCTGCGGCTGCTGTTCTCGGAGGTGGAGGAGAAGGTGTCAGACTGGGAGTTCACCATCACTGTCAGCATGGTGGAGATCTACAACGAGACACTGAG gaaTTTGCTGGGAGACAACCCCAATGAAAAGCTGGATATTAAAATGTGTCCTGATGGGAGCGGACAGCTCTATGTTCCAGGACTCACAGAGTTCAAGGTTGAAAGTGTGGATGATATCAacagg GTGTTTGAGCTGGGTCACATGAACCGGGCCACAGCCTGCACCAACCTGAACGATCACAGCTCCCGCTCCCATGGGCTGCTCATCGTCACGGTCAGTGGGATCAACTGCACCACCGGCGGCCGCAGCACAG GCAAGCTGAACCTGGTGGACCTGGCGGGTTCGGAGCGCATTGCAAAGTCCGGCGCGGAGGGCAGTCGGCTCAGGGAGGCGCAGTGCATCAACAAGTCTCTAGCAGCGCTGGCAGACGTCATCCACGCCTTGCGCTCCAAACACGGGCACATCCCCTTCCGCAACTCCAAACTGACGTACCTGCTGCAGGACTCGCTGAGCGGAGACAGCAAGACGCTCATGATGGTCCAG gTCTCTCCAGTCGATAAGAATGTGAGCGAGTCGGTTTGCTCCCTGAAATTCGCCCAGAGGGTTCGCTCAGTGGAGCTGGGGCCGGCCACACGCAAAGCAGAATACCAGTCCTCCACTTCCTCCTCTCCCACCCCCACTCAGGATAACCTGGAG GTGGATTCTCCACCAGCAACCCCAATGCCCACTGTGTCGACACGCGGGGCTGTTACTGCCTCTGGACGGACAGGGGGCAGCACCAGGAGGAAACTCCCTCCCTCAG GAAGAGTAAAACTTATAGCCTGA
- the LOC117425101 gene encoding kinesin-like protein KIFC3 isoform X5 yields the protein MGDGEEQSSTYIPLQSSLFQSRTMTMDHQEPNNEQDQQLVIQALQEKVCQFQARLRSEEASRKLQVQLIQKAHEQNVHEKLALIKSLQEVVCEQESELRKGNGTAGRRSSLGSRPAPSVQRLVETLTSTQEEKNRLQEDLLSTQERLCSRESEQQALICRLQDQVEDLKEKLLDQAGEVNRLRSELGATDLEKHLEILESENEQLKQELSASQSSLQELQGARSGCVDCQHNQDLRAGLAQLEAEVRQKERRLAELQQSLERKANQVSELNRQLEDSQQEREDLEDRLRDCQQALAKQATQVPQVKYVTKTVEVESSRSKQALSEALSRNQYLQEQVGMQRQLLRELEQQLQDSQNTATQLRKQQCADRSRLCRLLSRAVGSRSGTLVRRLSKIMLYESEIERTQGELVDEMQCLEEEKNRVIEEAFVRAESEMKAVHQNLAGVRMNLLTLQPALRTLTCDYNCLKRQVQDFPFLLEKAIGEAKQEICQVIGEVSTTNQDLLSKYKREMMLRKKCHNELVKLKGNIRVFCRVRPLAKEDGDGPDSKNVVTFDPEDDALMNIWHKGKPIAFELDKVFPPQATQGDVFQEVQSLITSCIDGYNVCIFAYGQTGSGKTYTMEGIPQDPGINQRALRLLFSEVEEKVSDWEFTITVSMVEIYNETLRNLLGDNPNEKLDIKMCPDGSGQLYVPGLTEFKVESVDDINRVFELGHMNRATACTNLNDHSSRSHGLLIVTVSGINCTTGGRSTGKLNLVDLAGSERIAKSGAEGSRLREAQCINKSLAALADVIHALRSKHGHIPFRNSKLTYLLQDSLSGDSKTLMMVQVSPVDKNVSESVCSLKFAQRVRSVELGPATRKAEYQSSTSSSPTPTQDNLEVDSPPATPMPTVSTRGAVTASGRTGGSTRRKLPPSGRVKLIA from the exons ATGGGTGACGGCGAGGAGCAGAGCAGCACCTACATCCCCCTGCAGTCCTCTCTGTTCCAGAGCAGAACGATGACCATGGATCACCAAGAGCCCAACAACGAGCAGGACCAGCAGCTCGTCATACAG GCCCTGCAGGAGAAGGTGTGTCAGTTCCAGGCTCGGCTCCGAAGCGAGGAGGCCAGTCGTAAGCTGCAGGTCCAGCTGATACAGAAAGCCCACGAGCAGAACGTCCACGAAAAGCTGGCCCTCATCAAGAGCCTGCAGGAGGTGGTGTGTGAGCAGGAGAGCGAGCTCCGCAAGGGGAATGGCACTG CGGGGAGGCGGTCCAGCCTGGGCTCCCGGCCCGCTCCCTCAGTCCAACGGTTGGTGGAGACTCTGACCTCAACCCAGGAGGAGAAGAATCGGCTGCAGGAGGACCTGCTGTCCACCCAGGAGAGGCTGTGCAGCCGGGAGAGTGAGCAGCAGGCCCTGATCTGCAGACTGCAGGACCAG GTTGAAGACCTGAAGGAGAAGCTGTTGGACCAGGCAGGGGAGGTGAATCGACTCCGCTCAGAGCTG GGAGCGACAGACTTGGAGAAGCATTTAGAAATCCTGGAATCGGAGAACGAACAGCTGAAACAGGAGCTGAGCGCCAGCCAGTCCTCTCTGCAGGAGCTCCAGGGAGCTCGCTCGGGCTGTGTGGACTGCCAGCACAACCAG GACCTGCGCGCGGGCCTGGCCCAACTGGAGGCGGAGGTCAGGCAGAAAGAACGCAGGCTGGCtgagctgcagcagagcctggagAGGAAGGCCAACCAGGTCTCTGAGCTCAACAGGCAGCTGGAGGACTCCCAGCAGGAGAGGGAAGACCTAGAGGATAGGCTGAGGGACTGCCAGCAAGCCCTGGCCAAGCAGGCCACCCAGGTCCCACAGGTCAAG TATGTCACCAAGACGGTGGAGGTGGAGTCGAGCCGGTCCAAGCAGGCTCTGTCGGAGGCTCTGTCCCGGAACCAGTATCTGCAGGAGCAGGTGGgaatgcagaggcagctcctgagAGAGCTGGAACAGCAGCTGCAGGACTCACAGAACACCGCAACGCAGCTCCGTAAGCAG CAATGCGCTGACAGGAGCCGTCTTTGTCGGCTGCTCTCTAGAGCGGTGGGGAGTCGCAGTGGCACGTTGGTTCGTAGGTTGTCAAAG ATCATGCTGTACGAGAGCGAGATTGAGCGGACTCAGGGCGAGCTGGTGGATGAGATGCAGTGCTTAGAGGAAGAGAAGAACCGGGTCATCGAGGAGGCCTTCGTGCGAGCCGAGAGTGAGATGAAGGCAGTCCACCAGAACCTAGCCG GGGTGAGGATGAACCTCCTGACTCTGCAGCCTGCCCTGCGGACTCTGACCTGCGATTATAACTGCCTCAAGAGACAGGTGCAGGACTTCCCCTTCCTCCTGGAGAAAGCCATCGGCGAAGCCAAGCAGGAG ATCTGCCAGGTCATCGGGGAGGTCAGCACCACCAACCAGGACCTCCTGTCCAAGTACAAGCGGGAGATGATGCTGAGGAAGAAGTGTCACAACGAGCTGGTGAAGCTGAAAG GAAACATCCGTGTTTTCTGTAGAGTCCGTCCTTTAGCCAAGGAGGATGGCGATGGGCCTGACTCCAAGAACGTGGTAACCTTTGACCCTGAAGACGATGCTCTAATGAACATATGGCACAAGGGGAAGCCGATAGCATTTGAGCTGGATAAAGTCTTCCCTCCACAAGCGACGCAGGGAGAC GTTTTCCAAGAAGTCCAATCCTTAATCACTTCCTGCATTGACGGCTACAATGTCTGTATATTCGCCTATGGACAGACTGGCTCAGGGAAGACGTACACCATGGAG GGCATCCCGCAGGATCCAGGGATTAACCAACGGGCGCTGCGGCTGCTGTTCTCGGAGGTGGAGGAGAAGGTGTCAGACTGGGAGTTCACCATCACTGTCAGCATGGTGGAGATCTACAACGAGACACTGAG gaaTTTGCTGGGAGACAACCCCAATGAAAAGCTGGATATTAAAATGTGTCCTGATGGGAGCGGACAGCTCTATGTTCCAGGACTCACAGAGTTCAAGGTTGAAAGTGTGGATGATATCAacagg GTGTTTGAGCTGGGTCACATGAACCGGGCCACAGCCTGCACCAACCTGAACGATCACAGCTCCCGCTCCCATGGGCTGCTCATCGTCACGGTCAGTGGGATCAACTGCACCACCGGCGGCCGCAGCACAG GCAAGCTGAACCTGGTGGACCTGGCGGGTTCGGAGCGCATTGCAAAGTCCGGCGCGGAGGGCAGTCGGCTCAGGGAGGCGCAGTGCATCAACAAGTCTCTAGCAGCGCTGGCAGACGTCATCCACGCCTTGCGCTCCAAACACGGGCACATCCCCTTCCGCAACTCCAAACTGACGTACCTGCTGCAGGACTCGCTGAGCGGAGACAGCAAGACGCTCATGATGGTCCAG gTCTCTCCAGTCGATAAGAATGTGAGCGAGTCGGTTTGCTCCCTGAAATTCGCCCAGAGGGTTCGCTCAGTGGAGCTGGGGCCGGCCACACGCAAAGCAGAATACCAGTCCTCCACTTCCTCCTCTCCCACCCCCACTCAGGATAACCTGGAG GTGGATTCTCCACCAGCAACCCCAATGCCCACTGTGTCGACACGCGGGGCTGTTACTGCCTCTGGACGGACAGGGGGCAGCACCAGGAGGAAACTCCCTCCCTCAG GAAGAGTAAAACTTATAGCCTGA